The genomic stretch ACCGGCAATTGGTGTTTGCCCAGTGGCGGCAGGCTGGCGGCGTAACCCTCCACGGCAGGCACCATCCACTGGCAGCGAATCTGTGCCAGCGGGGTGCGCACCTCGCTCGGCTGCCAGTCGATGGCCGGGGTGTTTTCGTAGATCGATACGCCCAGCGCCTCTACTGCCCGGGCAAGGCCGCGCACCAGCTTGGCTGGCTGGATGGTCGCCGTGTGCGGGCTGTAAATGGCTCCAAACGCATTGCTGACCCGCAGTTGGCTCCCCAACTGCTCGGGGCTCAGCCAGCGGTAGTCGTCCTCGGTCATGCCTTGGCGATACAAGTCGGCGAGGTAGGCGCGCAGGCTGCGTTCCTGCTCCGGGTAGCGCGCCGCGCAATACAGCACGCCGCCTTTGCGGTAGTCACAGTCGATGCCTTCGCTTTGCAACACGCGATGCACTTCATCAGGGATGCCGTGCAGCAGGTCGATGCTGGCGCGGCGCTGTTGCGGCGAGAGGGTGCCGAGCAGGCGGTCTTCGCCTAGCAGGTTGCCCATCAGCCAGCCCCCATTTCGGCCGGAGGCGCCGAAGCCGGCGATTTGGGCTTCGATCACCGCAATGTTCAGCTGGGGTGCCTGGCGCTTGAGGTAGTACGCGGTCCAAAGGCCGGTATAGCCGGCACCGATGATGCACACGTCAACGTCGAGGTTATTGCGCAGTGCCGGGCGCGCGCACAGCGGCTCGTCGAGCTGGTCCATCCACAGGCTGAGCGTGCGCAGGGGTTGCATCGGGTTCGGCTCCACATCCGTCAAGGTCTGTGGGCGATCGTAGTGGTGTCAGCGGGCAGCTGTCTTACGTGCGTGCACGCAGGGAAATTTGCTTCAGGTAGGCCTTGGGCGTGAGCCCGGTGTGCTCACGGAAGCACTTGTAGAACGCCGACAGCGAGTTGAAGCCGGCACTGAAGGCCAGCTCGTCGATCGTCGCCTCGACGCTGTCATCGCCGAGGCTGGCCATCAGGTGCTGCAGGCGTGCCTGGTTGACGTAGCGGTAGAAGCTTTGCCCCAGCACCTGGTTGAGCAGGTAGGAAATCTGGTTGCGGCTGTAGCCGCTGGCGTCGGCGACCTGTTGCAGGTCGAGCTCCGGGTCGAGGTAGGGGCGTTGACGCTGGAAGTAGTGCTCCAGGTCCTGGGCCATGGTCGACAACTGCCGAGGCGACAGGCCCAGGCGGCTGGTGGCGGGGCGCGGGCCGCTGTTGGCGTGGCCTGTGCCGTTCTGGCGGACCAATGTGGCGTATTCGTTGACCCGCCAGATCAGCCCGTCCCTGACGGTGATCGCCTCGCTGGACTGGAACGCAACCAGGCCGTCGCCGCCTTGGACCGTGACCTGATACTGGATGAATGCGGTGCAGCCATCGACGCGGATACGGTCGCTGTGGACGATGTCCTCGCCGGCTTCATGGGGCAGGCAGGCGCGTACGTAGTCGCGCAGTTCCTGGTGGCCGAGCACGCGGTTTTGAAAGAAGTCGTGGTACTGGATATCGGGGTGGTAGAGCGCCATGACACCGTCGAGGTCGCGGTGCTTCCAGCAGAGGTGGTAGCGCAGCACGATTTCGGCGGTAAGCGGCGTTTGCTCGGGGCCGTCGGGGAGGGTGGTGGCGATCATGGGAGGATAGTGCATTGCAGAACACCCAGGTGCAAGGGCGTGGATCCTGCATATTGCACGGTTTGCTCAGGCGGCTTGGAGGGTAAGCCTTTGATTTTTATGAATGTAGTTTTTTGATACAACTGGCATGGCGGCTGCACCTTTCTTGTCACCATCGAACAAGGAGAAAGGCCATGCGCTCGATACTGCTTTGGATGATTGGGGTGCCGATTCCGGTGATCATTCTGATCTGGTTCTTTATGCATTGAGTTTTTGGGGGCCGCGCTTTGCGGCCCTTTTGCTACAACTCTTCGCTACAAAAGGCATGTTCAAGGTAGGGAAGCGCGAACATAGTCGAATCCCCATATTTTGTAGGCTTGGAGAAAACCGCACCCACAGGTAACGTCGCGGAATGCCCTGAGCAAAGCCCTCAGTTATCTGGCCAGCAACTGATACTGGGTGAGGGTTTCCACCGCTTTGTTGTTCACCACCCGCTTGATGTCGGTCAGTGTGCCGTTGGGGGGGGGGCGAGTGAAGTGCAGGAAGTGGCCGAGGACGTTCTCGATGCGTTGCAGCGGCACTTCGGTGTTGGTGTCTGGCACTTCGCCGAAGTAGAGCAACAGATTGTCGAGGGTCTGCAGGATGTAGTGGTCGCCCTCGGTGTACGTGAAAGGCTCGCTATTTTTATAATGTTTTATTAAAAACAAAAGTAATTGGCAAGCTGCGTAATTGCTCAGTGCTGCTGCAAAAATTTTTCGACCAAGGCAAAACCAGAAACACTCATCAATATATGATTTTGGTACTCTTCAATGGCTAAAATTCTAACTGGACTTCCCTGCCGGTAAAGAGTGCCCGCCATATTAAACTCAAAATCTTTCAGCGCGGAATCAGAAACCACACTGTGCTGTAAAATAGGCCAGTCACCCGCCTTCAGTTTATCTACAGCCGTAAATATTACCGTAAAGCTTCCTCTGTGATCTTTGAACGCCAAATATCTAGCATCCTCAGGCACCTCCTCGCTACTGCTGATAGACACCACAGCGAAAGCAAATACCTTCTTAAATTTTTGTTCCTTGCTTTCTGCGCCAAGCCAAATTATTTGGCTGGTTGCAAATCTACCGTCTTCCATCGGAATAGAAAAATAGTCACCCGCTTGCATAGGTTTTACTCTTGTCATAAGCCTAGCGCCTTCATCTTGGTCAAAGCGTCAGATAGTACATAACGTCCCCACCTAGGGTTAGGTCCGGCCACGTCATAAATTGAAGCATTAGGATGGGAGGAGCTATACGACCTGATTCTATTCAATAAATTTGTAACCTCATTGGTCGACAGCGCACCTCCATTAAGATACATGATTTTTTGCTCTAAGAATTCGGCCTCAGCTTTGGTTCGATTGTTGTCAAAAATCACGTGCTGCTGCAAGTTAGACTTCCCTGGAGTCGCAGAATGCACACCTAAGCGGGCCGTCGCATCACGTCCCAGGAGTGTTCTGGGTTGCAGGGAGGGGAGGGGCTTTGCGCACGAAGTCTGTATTTTTTGAGTTTCAGAGGCGCCTGTCAGAAAAGTCGTAGTTGTTGGACTCATTGCACTCAGCTCAGTAACGCATCATTCCTTATCAGCGTTTCGATGAAGGGGACCGAAGCCTGGAGCAGTTCACACTACCCCGGCAGCCTCATCGGCTTTCTCGTCCCCTTCGCGTATCACCTCACAAGATTAGAGAAACTGCTCGGCATAGTGACAAGCCACCTGCCGCGTACTCACCTGCCTCAGCGCCGGCACCTCCTTGGCACACCGCTCGGTCGCATGCGGGCAGCGTTTGTGGAATGCACACCCATCCGGCGGGTTCAGCGGGTTGGGCAGCTCCCCGGCGATGCGAATCTTCGGCTTCAACGGGTCTGGATGAATCGCCGGTGTCGCCGACAGCAACGCCTGGGTATACGGGTGCAGCGGCTTCGCGTAGATGTCCTCCTTCGGCCCCATCTCCGCCGGCCGCCCCAGGTACATCACCAGTACCTGATCCGCCACATGCCGTACCACCGCCAGGTTGTGCGAGATGAACACGTAGGCGGTGTTGAACTCCTTCTGCAGATCCATGAACAGGTTCAGCACCTGCGCCTGAATCGACACGTCCAGCGCCGAGGTTGGCTCGTCCGCCACCAGCACCTTGGGTTGCAGCATCATCGCCCGTGCCAGGGCAATGCGCTGGCGCTGGCCGCCGGAAAACATGTGCGGGTAGCGCTGATAGTGCTCGGGGCGCAGGCCGACCTGCTCCATCATCTTCTGCACCTTGTCGCGGCGCTCGGCCTTGCTCAGAGAAGTGTTGATCAACAGCGGTTCGGCCAGTTGGTCGCCGATCTTCTGCCGTGGGTTGAGCGAGGCGTAGGGGCTCTGGAACACCATCTGCACATCGCGGCGCAGTTGTTTGCGCTCTGCCTTGCTGGCGCCCTTCACCTCGGTGCCGGCAATTTGCAGCGAGCCGGACGAAGGCTCTTCGATCAGGGTCAGGGCGCGGGCCAGGGTCGACTTGCCACAGCCGGACTCGCCGACCACGGCCAGGGTCTTGCCGGCCTCCAGTTCGAACGACACGCCATTGAGCGCGCGTACCAGCGCGTGGCCCTTGAACAGCCCGCGGGACACTTCGTAATGCCGGGTCAGCTCCCGTGCGGTAAGTACGACGGCCATCACGCCACCTCCTGATTCAGCGGGTAGAAGCAACGCACCAGGCTGTGGGCCTGTGGGTCGAGGGGCGGGCGCTGGCGCCGGCAATTGTCCTGTACATAGGGGCAGCGTGGTGACAGCAGGCAGCCGACCGGGCGGTCGTAGCGGCCGGGGACGATGCCAGGCAGTGTGGCCAGGCGTTCGGCGCCAATGCTGTGCTCGGGGATCGCGGCGAGCAGGGCTTCGCTGTAAGGGTGGGCGGGCACATCGAACAGTTCTGGCACCTGGCCGACTTCCACGGCTTGGCCGGCGTACATCACGCACACCCGCCTGGCGGTTTCGGCGACCACGGCGAGGTCGTGCGTGATCAGGATGAGCGCCATGTTGCGCTCCTTCTGCAGGTTGACCAGCAGTTCCATGATCTGAGCCTGGATGGTCACGTCGAGGGCCGTGGTCGGTTCGTCGGCGATCAGCAGCTTGGGCTCGCCGGCAATGGCCATGGCAATCGCCACACGTTGGCTCATGCCGCCTGACAGCTGGTGCGGGTAAGCGTCCAGGCGGCTTTCGGCGGCCGGAATCTCGACCTTCTTCAAGAGCTCCAGAGCACGCTGGCGGGCAGCCTTGCCCTTTAGGCCCAAGTGCTGGCGCAGCACTTCCTCGATCTGGAAGCCCACGGTGTAGCTGGGGTTGAGCGCGGTCATCGGGTCCTGGAAGACCATGGCGATGTCCTTGCCCACCACCTTGCGCCGCTGACGGCCGCTGAGCTTGAGCATATCGGTGCCGTCGAAGGTCAGTGAGTCGGCGGTGATGCGCCCGGGAGCGTCGATCAGGCCCATCAGGGCCATCATGGTGACCGACTTGCCCGAGCCGGACTCGCCGACGATGGCCAGGATCTCGCCAGCGTCGACTTTCAGGTCCAGGCCGTCCACCACCGGTACTGCATTGGCGTCGCCGAAGCGCACGTTCAGGTTGTTGATCTGCAACAGTGACATGGCGTTCTCCTCAGGCGGCGTTCTTGAGTTTCGGGTCCAGCGCGTCGCGCAGGCCGTCGCCCATCAGGTTGATTGCCAGCACACTAAGCAGAATGGTCAGGCCAGGCAGGCTCACTACCCACCAGGCGCGCTCGATGTAGTCTCGGGCCGAAGCCAGCATGGTGCCCCACTCGGGGGTTGGCGGCTGTACGCCGAGACCAAGGAAACCCAGTGCGGCGGCGTCGAGGATGGCTGAGGAGAAGCTGAGGGTGGCCTGCACGATCAGCGGGGCCATGCAGTTGGGCAGCACGGTGACGAACATCAGCCGTGGCAGGCCGGCACCGGCCAGGCGTGCGGCGGTGACGTAGTCGCGGTTGAGTTCACCCATCACCGCGGCGCGGGTCAGGCGCACATAAG from Pseudomonas putida encodes the following:
- a CDS encoding FAD-dependent oxidoreductase, with the translated sequence MQPLRTLSLWMDQLDEPLCARPALRNNLDVDVCIIGAGYTGLWTAYYLKRQAPQLNIAVIEAQIAGFGASGRNGGWLMGNLLGEDRLLGTLSPQQRRASIDLLHGIPDEVHRVLQSEGIDCDYRKGGVLYCAARYPEQERSLRAYLADLYRQGMTEDDYRWLSPEQLGSQLRVSNAFGAIYSPHTATIQPAKLVRGLARAVEALGVSIYENTPAIDWQPSEVRTPLAQIRCQWMVPAVEGYAASLPPLGKHQLPVQSLLVATEPLPEATWEQIGLSQGQAFSESSRQVTYGQRTADNRLVFGARGGYRFGGRLRENFNLDEHEIELRRYLFGELFPQLKQVRITHTWGGNLGMARRFRPHMLCDRQRGIALAGGYGGEGVGATNLGGRTLAALILNQQNELTAQPWVLDNRPLSSLASWPPEPCRWLGYNAIIQSFVHEDRTLANPASAPWRRRLAISLADFMEGFMH
- a CDS encoding helix-turn-helix domain-containing protein, with product MIATTLPDGPEQTPLTAEIVLRYHLCWKHRDLDGVMALYHPDIQYHDFFQNRVLGHQELRDYVRACLPHEAGEDIVHSDRIRVDGCTAFIQYQVTVQGGDGLVAFQSSEAITVRDGLIWRVNEYATLVRQNGTGHANSGPRPATSRLGLSPRQLSTMAQDLEHYFQRQRPYLDPELDLQQVADASGYSRNQISYLLNQVLGQSFYRYVNQARLQHLMASLGDDSVEATIDELAFSAGFNSLSAFYKCFREHTGLTPKAYLKQISLRART
- a CDS encoding dipeptide ABC transporter ATP-binding protein, translating into MAVVLTARELTRHYEVSRGLFKGHALVRALNGVSFELEAGKTLAVVGESGCGKSTLARALTLIEEPSSGSLQIAGTEVKGASKAERKQLRRDVQMVFQSPYASLNPRQKIGDQLAEPLLINTSLSKAERRDKVQKMMEQVGLRPEHYQRYPHMFSGGQRQRIALARAMMLQPKVLVADEPTSALDVSIQAQVLNLFMDLQKEFNTAYVFISHNLAVVRHVADQVLVMYLGRPAEMGPKEDIYAKPLHPYTQALLSATPAIHPDPLKPKIRIAGELPNPLNPPDGCAFHKRCPHATERCAKEVPALRQVSTRQVACHYAEQFL
- a CDS encoding ATP-binding cassette domain-containing protein, which encodes MSLLQINNLNVRFGDANAVPVVDGLDLKVDAGEILAIVGESGSGKSVTMMALMGLIDAPGRITADSLTFDGTDMLKLSGRQRRKVVGKDIAMVFQDPMTALNPSYTVGFQIEEVLRQHLGLKGKAARQRALELLKKVEIPAAESRLDAYPHQLSGGMSQRVAIAMAIAGEPKLLIADEPTTALDVTIQAQIMELLVNLQKERNMALILITHDLAVVAETARRVCVMYAGQAVEVGQVPELFDVPAHPYSEALLAAIPEHSIGAERLATLPGIVPGRYDRPVGCLLSPRCPYVQDNCRRQRPPLDPQAHSLVRCFYPLNQEVA